Proteins encoded within one genomic window of Alosa alosa isolate M-15738 ecotype Scorff River chromosome 24, AALO_Geno_1.1, whole genome shotgun sequence:
- the si:ch211-63p21.2 gene encoding FH1/FH2 domain-containing protein 1 isoform X2 — MKHSDILGPDQSWPCFITPTPPLRLNTLDFSDLWDDEDLEPDTHDDDAIFTSSGLDSVTFTPPVPPPAPPLPPSAPPLPPSSPGPSGGGSGAGSRTLKLHWRELQSLPPVPQVCRFGSQTIWAGLEPVRLDTNRLEYLFESKSSAASGALRSLVMGRQQPCVSVLGVKRSNIITIALSSLPPPHLLPPAIYSMDCSVLDREDVQRLQALVPTDEELKLIKEAKAQSPRCPLASAEHCLQTLGGIQHLSSRLQLWAFALDYDTLEREIAEPLFHLKHAMEQLATSQTFRCILATVLAIGNFLNGCKARGFELSYLGKLSQVRDTHGRQPLLYHVCTLLLEVYPQCSDLYSDITAVTRASKCDYSQVQSNLAQLEAHCKASWEQLRLLEKDGDQRRSKGSRSRGSNQSGDPGTEGSLRQRLPKFLKECEERQKVLRAVHRRVINRFHAFLLFLGYSRAMVRETRAEAFCKTVSDFALEYRATHNAILQQREREKEKEGDKEREKRGDSLTPQPKPKQQPRTPSPESLEQRKLEELLRTPESSVRRDLMMPRHRSRTPDKRGLHLRKLKL, encoded by the exons atgaagcaTTCTGATATTCTCGGACCCGACCAATCCTGGCCATGCTTCATAACTCCCACACCCCCCCTTCGCCTCAACACCCTGGACTTCTCCGACCTGTGGGACGATGAGGACCTCGAGCCGGACACCCACGACGACGACGCCATCTTCACCTCCTCGGGCTTGGACAGTGTTACCTTCACACCCCCTGTgccaccccctgccccccctctgCCACCCTCcgcccctcctctcccaccctcctctcctGGCCCCTCAGGTGGGGGCAGTGGCGCTGGCAGCCGTACCCTGAAGCTCCACTGGAGGGAACTGCAGAGCCTGCCGCCCGTGCCCCAGGTGTGCCGCTTCGGCAGCCAGACCATCTGGGCGGGGCTGGAGCCTGTGCGTCTGGACACCAACCGGCTGGAGTACCTGTTCGAGAGCAAGAGCAGTGCGGCGAGTGGTGCCCTCCGCAGTCTGGTGATGGGAAGACAG CAGCCTTGTGTGTCGGTGTTGGGGGTGAAGAGGAGTAACATCATCACCATCGCTCTGAGCAGcttgcccccaccccacctgctCCCTCCGGCCATCTATAGCATGGACTGCTCTGTGCTCGATCGAGAGGATGTGCAG AGGCTCCAGGCTCTGGTTCCCACGGACGAGGAGCTGAAACTGATCAAGGAGGCCAAAGCCCAGAGCCCCCGCTGCCCCCTGGCCTCGGCTGAGCACTGCCTACAGACTCTGGGGGGCATCCAGCACTTGAGCTCCAGGCTTCAGCTTTGGGCCTTTGCTCTGGACTATGACACACTGGAGAGG GAAATTGCAGAGCCTCTCTTTCATCTCAAGCATGCCATGGAACAGCTGGCAACCAGTCAAACTTTCCGATGTATCCTGGCAACTGTGCTGGCAATAGGCAACTTTTTAAATGGCTGCAAG GCTCGTGGTTTTGAGCTGAGTTACCTGGGCAAACTCTCCCAGGTGAGGGACACCCACGGCCGACAGCCACTCTTATATCACGTGTGTACGCTCCTGCTGGAGGTTTACCCACAATGCTCTGACCTCTACTCGGACATCACTGCTGTCACCAGGGCCAGTAAG tGTGATTACTCTCAAGTCCAGTCAAACCTTGCCCAGCTCGAAGCCCACTGCAAAGCATCATGGGAACAGTTGCGGCTGCTGGAGAAGGATGGGGACCAGCGGAGGAGCAAAGGCAGTCGGAGCAGAGGGTCGAACCAGTCCGGTGACCCCGGGACAGAAGGGTCCCTCCGTCAGAGGCTACCCAAGTTTCTGAAGGAGTGCGAGGAAAGACAGAAGGTGCTTAGAGCCGTCCATCGACGAGTCATCAACAG ATTTCATGCTTTCCTGCTCTTCCTGGGCTACTCTCGTGCTATGGTGAGAGAGACCAGAGCGGAGGCCTTCTGTAAAACCGTGAGTGACTTTGCCCTGGAGTACAGGGCAACACACAATGCCATcctgcagcagagagagagggagaaagagaaagaaggagacaaGGAacgggaaaagagaggagacagtCTCACCCCTCAGCCCAAGCCAAAACAGCAGCCTCGGACACCATCTCCG GAAAGCCTTGAACAACGCAAACTAGAGGAGTTACTGAGGACTCCTGAGTCATCTGTTAGACGGGACCTCATGATGCCCAGACACCGCAGTAGAACACCAGACAAAAGAG GTTTACACCTGCGGAAGCTAAAATTGTGA
- the si:ch211-63p21.2 gene encoding FH1/FH2 domain-containing protein 1 isoform X1 — protein MKHSDILGPDQSWPCFITPTPPLRLNTLDFSDLWDDEDLEPDTHDDDAIFTSSGLDSVTFTPPVPPPAPPLPPSAPPLPPSSPGPSGGGSGAGSRTLKLHWRELQSLPPVPQVCRFGSQTIWAGLEPVRLDTNRLEYLFESKSSAASGALRSLVMGRQKQPCVSVLGVKRSNIITIALSSLPPPHLLPPAIYSMDCSVLDREDVQRLQALVPTDEELKLIKEAKAQSPRCPLASAEHCLQTLGGIQHLSSRLQLWAFALDYDTLEREIAEPLFHLKHAMEQLATSQTFRCILATVLAIGNFLNGCKARGFELSYLGKLSQVRDTHGRQPLLYHVCTLLLEVYPQCSDLYSDITAVTRASKCDYSQVQSNLAQLEAHCKASWEQLRLLEKDGDQRRSKGSRSRGSNQSGDPGTEGSLRQRLPKFLKECEERQKVLRAVHRRVINRFHAFLLFLGYSRAMVRETRAEAFCKTVSDFALEYRATHNAILQQREREKEKEGDKEREKRGDSLTPQPKPKQQPRTPSPESLEQRKLEELLRTPESSVRRDLMMPRHRSRTPDKRGLHLRKLKL, from the exons atgaagcaTTCTGATATTCTCGGACCCGACCAATCCTGGCCATGCTTCATAACTCCCACACCCCCCCTTCGCCTCAACACCCTGGACTTCTCCGACCTGTGGGACGATGAGGACCTCGAGCCGGACACCCACGACGACGACGCCATCTTCACCTCCTCGGGCTTGGACAGTGTTACCTTCACACCCCCTGTgccaccccctgccccccctctgCCACCCTCcgcccctcctctcccaccctcctctcctGGCCCCTCAGGTGGGGGCAGTGGCGCTGGCAGCCGTACCCTGAAGCTCCACTGGAGGGAACTGCAGAGCCTGCCGCCCGTGCCCCAGGTGTGCCGCTTCGGCAGCCAGACCATCTGGGCGGGGCTGGAGCCTGTGCGTCTGGACACCAACCGGCTGGAGTACCTGTTCGAGAGCAAGAGCAGTGCGGCGAGTGGTGCCCTCCGCAGTCTGGTGATGGGAAGACAG AAGCAGCCTTGTGTGTCGGTGTTGGGGGTGAAGAGGAGTAACATCATCACCATCGCTCTGAGCAGcttgcccccaccccacctgctCCCTCCGGCCATCTATAGCATGGACTGCTCTGTGCTCGATCGAGAGGATGTGCAG AGGCTCCAGGCTCTGGTTCCCACGGACGAGGAGCTGAAACTGATCAAGGAGGCCAAAGCCCAGAGCCCCCGCTGCCCCCTGGCCTCGGCTGAGCACTGCCTACAGACTCTGGGGGGCATCCAGCACTTGAGCTCCAGGCTTCAGCTTTGGGCCTTTGCTCTGGACTATGACACACTGGAGAGG GAAATTGCAGAGCCTCTCTTTCATCTCAAGCATGCCATGGAACAGCTGGCAACCAGTCAAACTTTCCGATGTATCCTGGCAACTGTGCTGGCAATAGGCAACTTTTTAAATGGCTGCAAG GCTCGTGGTTTTGAGCTGAGTTACCTGGGCAAACTCTCCCAGGTGAGGGACACCCACGGCCGACAGCCACTCTTATATCACGTGTGTACGCTCCTGCTGGAGGTTTACCCACAATGCTCTGACCTCTACTCGGACATCACTGCTGTCACCAGGGCCAGTAAG tGTGATTACTCTCAAGTCCAGTCAAACCTTGCCCAGCTCGAAGCCCACTGCAAAGCATCATGGGAACAGTTGCGGCTGCTGGAGAAGGATGGGGACCAGCGGAGGAGCAAAGGCAGTCGGAGCAGAGGGTCGAACCAGTCCGGTGACCCCGGGACAGAAGGGTCCCTCCGTCAGAGGCTACCCAAGTTTCTGAAGGAGTGCGAGGAAAGACAGAAGGTGCTTAGAGCCGTCCATCGACGAGTCATCAACAG ATTTCATGCTTTCCTGCTCTTCCTGGGCTACTCTCGTGCTATGGTGAGAGAGACCAGAGCGGAGGCCTTCTGTAAAACCGTGAGTGACTTTGCCCTGGAGTACAGGGCAACACACAATGCCATcctgcagcagagagagagggagaaagagaaagaaggagacaaGGAacgggaaaagagaggagacagtCTCACCCCTCAGCCCAAGCCAAAACAGCAGCCTCGGACACCATCTCCG GAAAGCCTTGAACAACGCAAACTAGAGGAGTTACTGAGGACTCCTGAGTCATCTGTTAGACGGGACCTCATGATGCCCAGACACCGCAGTAGAACACCAGACAAAAGAG GTTTACACCTGCGGAAGCTAAAATTGTGA